A genomic segment from Barrientosiimonas humi encodes:
- the thiE gene encoding thiamine phosphate synthase, which translates to MSGRGIPDLSLYLVTSSELTGRGRLVDTVVAATTGGVSLVQLREPDASDADVVALGRDLVAALAPTGVPLLINDRVHLVEEIGAAGAHVGQDDLDPVKARELIGPDRWLGQSVQTVEQARAAAESGEVDYLGIGPAWPTATKQVTVPPLLPAGVRTIAHATELPSVAIGGIGVDEVPQLRTSGISGVAVVSAICGRLDPRGEATRLRAAWETGIAL; encoded by the coding sequence GTGAGCGGGCGCGGGATCCCGGACCTGTCGCTGTATCTGGTCACGAGCAGCGAGCTGACCGGTCGCGGGCGGCTCGTCGACACCGTCGTGGCGGCGACGACCGGGGGAGTGTCGCTCGTGCAGCTGCGTGAGCCCGACGCGTCCGACGCCGACGTCGTGGCCCTCGGCCGCGACCTGGTCGCGGCGCTCGCCCCGACCGGGGTGCCGCTGCTGATCAACGACCGGGTGCACCTGGTCGAGGAGATCGGCGCGGCGGGGGCGCACGTCGGTCAGGACGACCTCGACCCGGTCAAGGCGCGCGAGCTGATCGGCCCCGACCGGTGGCTCGGGCAGTCGGTGCAGACCGTCGAGCAGGCCCGTGCCGCAGCGGAATCGGGCGAGGTCGACTACCTCGGCATCGGCCCGGCCTGGCCGACGGCCACCAAGCAGGTGACGGTGCCGCCGCTGCTGCCCGCGGGGGTGCGCACGATCGCCCACGCCACCGAGCTGCCGAGCGTGGCGATCGGGGGGATCGGGGTCGACGAGGTCCCGCAGCTGCGCACGTCGGGCATCTCCGGCGTCGCGGTGGTCAGCGCGATCTGCGGCCGCCTCGACCCGCGCGGCGAGGCGACCCGCCTGCGCGCGGCGTGGGAGACAGGGATCGCGCTATGA
- a CDS encoding ROK family transcriptional regulator — MPSHAPGPAARLANQVAVLRALHALDEPTVSELMERTELSRPTVHAVCDQLTEANLVREVEPRVLPATRGRRPRSFALNTRAAHLVGVDLGVASVRVVVTDLRGETRGEAQTEGLTYDTPARERIAAAHACIDEALGAAGITRDAVLTVGVGLPAPVRPDGRLAATGGYLADLPELDVAAEITRDSGWTVLVENDANLAALAELRRGAAQDAQHLVAILAGERLGAGIMVDRRLVRGATGATGELSFATLLERVPGAYGVGTLAREAALGALASASPERSADLLARCDGDPAQLTGKHVFDAAAAGDPLAREVMDEAAEPIARLIVVLQLLLDPGTIVISGAVANAPGLLEAVRRHLPDLPENAVHPATIVASTLGGRVVATGAAVLAIDDFWHRLSTDPHSVVPRLRAPAS; from the coding sequence ATGCCCAGTCACGCGCCCGGCCCCGCGGCCCGGCTGGCCAACCAGGTCGCGGTGCTGCGCGCCCTGCACGCGCTGGACGAACCCACCGTCAGCGAGCTGATGGAGCGCACCGAGCTGTCCCGCCCCACGGTGCACGCGGTGTGCGACCAGCTGACCGAGGCCAACCTGGTGCGCGAGGTCGAGCCACGCGTCCTGCCCGCCACCCGCGGGCGGCGTCCGCGCTCGTTCGCCCTGAACACCCGGGCCGCGCACCTCGTGGGCGTGGACCTCGGCGTGGCCTCGGTCCGGGTGGTGGTCACCGACCTGCGCGGGGAGACGCGGGGCGAGGCGCAGACCGAGGGACTGACGTACGACACGCCCGCCCGCGAGCGGATCGCGGCGGCCCACGCGTGCATCGACGAGGCGCTCGGGGCCGCCGGCATCACCCGCGACGCGGTGCTGACGGTCGGCGTCGGCCTGCCCGCGCCGGTGCGGCCCGACGGCCGGCTCGCGGCGACCGGCGGCTATCTCGCCGACCTCCCCGAGCTCGACGTCGCCGCCGAGATCACCAGGGACTCCGGGTGGACGGTGCTCGTGGAGAACGACGCCAACCTGGCCGCCCTGGCCGAGCTGCGCCGCGGGGCCGCGCAGGACGCCCAGCACCTCGTCGCGATCCTCGCCGGCGAGCGGCTCGGCGCCGGGATCATGGTCGACCGCCGCCTCGTGCGGGGTGCCACGGGTGCCACGGGCGAGCTGTCGTTCGCGACGTTGCTGGAGCGGGTGCCCGGGGCGTACGGCGTGGGCACGCTCGCCCGCGAGGCCGCGCTCGGCGCGCTGGCCTCGGCGTCACCGGAGCGCAGCGCGGACCTGCTGGCGCGGTGCGACGGCGACCCGGCGCAGTTGACCGGCAAGCACGTCTTCGACGCGGCCGCGGCGGGCGACCCGCTCGCCCGCGAGGTCATGGACGAGGCGGCAGAGCCGATCGCCCGGCTGATCGTCGTGCTCCAGCTGCTGCTGGACCCCGGCACGATCGTGATCAGCGGTGCCGTGGCGAACGCGCCCGGCCTGCTCGAGGCCGTGCGCCGGCACCTGCCCGACCTCCCGGAGAACGCGGTGCACCCGGCGACCATCGTCGCCTCGACGCTGGGCGGCCGGGTGGTGGCCACGGGCGCCGCGGTGCTCGCGATCGACGACTTCTGGCACCGCCTGTCGACCGACCCGCACTCGGTGGTGCCGCGGCTGCGCGCCCCCGCCTCCTGA
- a CDS encoding ABC transporter ATP-binding protein, with the protein MANVVFDQATLQYPSLDAPTIDGLDLQVEDGEFVCVVGPSGCGKSTTIRMLAGLEFITGGRVYIGGEDVSAVAPRDRDIAMVFQNYALYPHMSVADNIGFHLRLNKTPKEEIRRRVREAAALLDLEEFLDRKPANLSGGQRQRVAMGRAIVRHPKVFLMDEPLSNLDAKLRVQTRTQISELQRRLGVTTMYVTHDQVEAMTMADRIAVLRAGVLQQYAPPEEMYARPANVFVAGFIGSPSMNLLTAPVGAQGQVRYGTFDIQLTRTQQAALTSDRVVVGSRPEGFRVLGHGEPGVHARVDVVENLGNDVYIYLSTEEAEPKKITVRRPAGARHTVGEGITLRPARSAMHLFDAETGERLPDYDGDREVVAAGAEAV; encoded by the coding sequence ATGGCCAACGTCGTCTTCGACCAAGCGACCCTGCAATATCCGAGCCTGGACGCACCGACCATCGACGGCCTCGACCTGCAGGTCGAGGACGGTGAGTTCGTCTGCGTCGTCGGCCCGTCCGGCTGCGGCAAGAGCACCACGATCCGGATGCTCGCCGGCCTGGAGTTCATCACCGGCGGCCGCGTCTACATCGGCGGCGAGGACGTCTCGGCCGTGGCGCCGCGCGACCGCGACATCGCCATGGTCTTCCAGAACTACGCGCTCTACCCGCACATGAGCGTCGCCGACAACATCGGCTTCCACCTGCGTCTGAACAAGACGCCCAAGGAGGAGATCCGTCGCCGGGTGCGCGAGGCCGCCGCGCTGCTGGACCTCGAGGAGTTCCTGGACCGCAAGCCCGCCAACCTCTCCGGCGGCCAGCGCCAGCGCGTCGCGATGGGCCGGGCCATCGTGCGCCACCCGAAGGTCTTCCTCATGGACGAGCCGCTGTCCAACCTCGACGCCAAGCTGCGGGTGCAGACGCGCACCCAGATCTCCGAGCTGCAGCGCCGCCTCGGCGTCACGACGATGTACGTCACCCACGACCAGGTGGAGGCCATGACCATGGCCGACCGCATCGCCGTGCTGCGGGCCGGCGTCCTGCAGCAGTACGCCCCGCCCGAGGAGATGTACGCCCGCCCCGCCAACGTCTTCGTGGCCGGGTTCATCGGGTCCCCGTCGATGAACCTGCTGACCGCCCCGGTCGGGGCGCAGGGCCAGGTGCGCTACGGCACCTTCGACATCCAGCTCACCCGCACCCAGCAGGCGGCGCTGACGAGCGACCGGGTCGTCGTCGGCAGCCGGCCCGAGGGCTTCCGCGTGCTCGGCCACGGGGAGCCCGGCGTGCACGCCCGGGTCGACGTGGTCGAGAACCTCGGCAACGACGTCTACATCTACCTGTCCACCGAGGAGGCCGAGCCCAAGAAGATCACCGTGCGCCGCCCGGCCGGCGCCCGGCACACGGTGGGCGAGGGCATCACGCTGCGCCCGGCCCGCTCGGCCATGCACCTGTTCGACGCCGAGACCGGCGAGCGGCTGCCCGACTACGACGGTGACCGCGAGGTCGTGGCCGCCGGCGCGGAGGCGGTCTGA
- a CDS encoding glycoside hydrolase family 13 protein, with the protein MTDTLTAPAPTPQRPRDRDWWRQASVYQIYPRSFADANGDGIGDLRGIIDRVPYLQTLGIDAVWLSPFYPSALADGGYDVDDYRDVDPTIGTLEEFDELVAALHAAGIKVIVDIVPNHTSDRHAWFQEALAAPKGSPARDRYVIRDGRGQDGELPPSDWESGFGGPAWHPMGDGQWYHHYFAPEQPDLNWANQEVREDFLTTLRFWSDRGVDGFRVDVAHGLAKDLPEQLPTHAELLALEAGTGEHPMWDRDEVHEIYADWRQVLNSYDPPRTAVAEAWVATPERRARYASPQGLGQAFNFDLLEADFDATAFREVVTDNLAQAAASGSSTTWVLSNHDVVRHPTRYALQGKDTAASADVMVRFANEWLRSGGTTPAIDPQVGARRARAATAFMLALPGSAYLYQGEELGLEEVAAIPQDRRQDPTFLRTGGEQIGRDGCRVPLPWSTTGPSYGFGSSAAHLPQPESFGAVSVEAQSGDPEAPLELYRRALALRAQLQTDEELTWEPAPEGVLHFSRPGGWHVVTTFGTEPAELPAGEVVLTTRPLVDGRLPGEATAWVRTAV; encoded by the coding sequence ATGACCGACACCCTCACCGCCCCCGCGCCGACCCCGCAGCGACCCCGCGACCGGGACTGGTGGCGCCAGGCCAGCGTCTACCAGATCTACCCGCGCAGCTTCGCCGACGCCAACGGTGACGGGATCGGCGACCTGCGCGGCATCATCGACCGCGTCCCCTACCTGCAGACGCTCGGCATCGACGCCGTGTGGCTGAGCCCGTTCTATCCCTCGGCGCTCGCCGACGGCGGGTACGACGTCGACGACTACCGCGACGTCGACCCCACCATCGGGACCCTGGAGGAGTTCGACGAGCTGGTCGCCGCGCTGCACGCAGCCGGGATCAAGGTCATCGTCGACATCGTCCCCAACCACACCAGCGACCGGCACGCCTGGTTCCAGGAGGCGCTGGCCGCGCCGAAGGGGTCGCCGGCCCGCGACCGCTACGTCATCCGCGACGGGCGCGGCCAGGACGGCGAGCTGCCGCCGTCGGACTGGGAGTCCGGCTTCGGTGGCCCCGCGTGGCACCCGATGGGCGACGGGCAGTGGTACCACCACTACTTCGCCCCCGAGCAGCCCGACCTCAACTGGGCCAACCAGGAGGTGCGCGAGGACTTCCTCACGACGCTGCGCTTCTGGAGCGACCGCGGGGTCGACGGGTTCCGGGTCGACGTCGCGCACGGGCTCGCCAAGGACCTGCCGGAGCAGCTGCCCACCCACGCCGAGCTGCTCGCGCTCGAGGCCGGCACCGGCGAGCACCCGATGTGGGACCGCGACGAGGTGCACGAGATCTACGCCGACTGGCGGCAGGTGCTGAACAGCTACGACCCGCCGCGCACGGCCGTGGCCGAGGCGTGGGTCGCCACGCCGGAGCGACGGGCGCGCTACGCCAGCCCGCAGGGGCTGGGCCAGGCGTTCAACTTCGACCTGCTCGAGGCCGACTTCGACGCCACGGCCTTCCGCGAGGTCGTCACCGACAACCTGGCCCAGGCGGCGGCCTCGGGCTCGTCGACCACGTGGGTGCTGTCCAACCACGACGTGGTGCGCCACCCCACTCGTTACGCGCTGCAGGGCAAGGACACCGCGGCCAGCGCCGACGTGATGGTCCGCTTCGCGAACGAGTGGCTGCGCTCGGGCGGGACCACGCCGGCCATCGACCCGCAGGTCGGGGCGCGCCGGGCCCGCGCGGCGACCGCGTTCATGCTCGCGCTGCCCGGCTCGGCCTACCTCTACCAGGGCGAGGAGCTCGGGCTCGAAGAGGTCGCGGCCATCCCGCAGGACCGGCGCCAGGACCCGACCTTCCTGCGCACCGGCGGCGAGCAGATCGGCCGCGACGGCTGCCGGGTGCCGCTGCCGTGGTCGACCACCGGCCCGTCGTACGGCTTCGGCAGCTCGGCCGCGCACCTGCCCCAGCCGGAGTCGTTCGGGGCGGTCTCCGTGGAGGCCCAGTCGGGCGACCCGGAGGCTCCGCTGGAGCTCTACCGCCGCGCCCTGGCGCTGCGGGCGCAGCTGCAGACCGACGAGGAGCTCACCTGGGAGCCCGCGCCCGAGGGCGTGCTGCACTTCTCGCGCCCCGGCGGCTGGCACGTGGTGACGACCTTCGGCACCGAGCCGGCCGAGCTCCCCGCGGGCGAGGTGGTGCTCACCACCCGTCCGCTCGTCGACGGCCGGCTGCCGGGCGAGGCGACCGCCTGGGTGCGCACCGCGGTCTGA
- a CDS encoding carbohydrate ABC transporter permease translates to MTSSSTITPDDLARPQLPDADPQLPRKKPSLTHYLMVVPPMILFGLFIVVPAVQGAFYSFTNYAGYGEWRFIGLANYVSMFQDPNIQQSYRFTFLYAATATLLLNAVSLYLAVLLTSKVRWPGLWKGIYFIPMVLSGLVVAYCFQYLFNQSIPKIITWGPLGEGLLTNETWAWTGLVLVTVWASFPGTVIIYLAGLSSIGSDVYEAGELDGATELGKFRHLTLPLLAPFVVINTVLGLKNLLNAYDIIVGLTGGGPSGATTSIAMSIVRTVEASDIAYGTANAMVFFLVTVVLSLLQLGVVKLMGDKR, encoded by the coding sequence ATGACGTCCTCCAGCACCATCACCCCCGACGACCTGGCCCGGCCGCAGCTGCCCGACGCCGACCCGCAGCTGCCGCGCAAGAAGCCCTCGCTCACGCACTACCTGATGGTCGTGCCGCCGATGATCCTGTTCGGGCTGTTCATCGTCGTGCCGGCGGTGCAGGGCGCGTTCTACAGCTTCACCAACTACGCCGGCTACGGCGAGTGGCGCTTCATCGGCCTCGCGAACTACGTCTCGATGTTCCAGGACCCGAACATCCAGCAGTCCTACCGGTTCACGTTCCTCTACGCGGCGACCGCGACCCTGCTGCTCAACGCCGTCTCGCTGTACCTCGCGGTGCTGCTGACCTCCAAGGTGCGCTGGCCGGGCCTGTGGAAGGGCATCTACTTCATCCCGATGGTGCTGTCCGGGCTGGTCGTCGCCTACTGCTTCCAGTACCTGTTCAACCAGTCGATCCCCAAGATCATCACCTGGGGCCCGCTCGGCGAGGGGCTGCTGACCAACGAGACCTGGGCGTGGACCGGCCTGGTCCTGGTCACCGTGTGGGCGTCGTTCCCGGGCACGGTGATCATCTACCTCGCCGGGCTGTCCTCGATCGGCTCCGACGTCTACGAGGCGGGCGAGCTCGACGGCGCCACCGAGCTCGGCAAGTTCCGCCACCTGACGCTGCCGCTGCTGGCGCCGTTCGTCGTGATCAACACGGTGCTCGGGCTGAAGAACCTGCTGAACGCCTACGACATCATCGTCGGCCTCACCGGCGGCGGCCCGAGCGGCGCCACCACCTCGATCGCGATGAGCATCGTGCGCACCGTCGAGGCCAGCGACATCGCCTACGGCACGGCCAACGCCATGGTCTTCTTCCTGGTCACCGTCGTGCTGTCGCTGCTGCAGCTGGGCGTCGTCAAGCTGATGGGAGACAAGAGATGA
- a CDS encoding TadE family protein, which translates to MAEYAMVSVLVIVLFLAAFQLGFALHVRNTLIAHAAEGARYGARADSSPAAGADRTRALIRTSLRDSYARDVSAARGSEGGVAVVRVQVVAPLPIIGPFGPGRELTVSGRAYAEDQ; encoded by the coding sequence GTGGCGGAGTACGCCATGGTCAGCGTCCTGGTGATCGTGCTGTTCCTCGCCGCGTTCCAGCTCGGCTTCGCGCTGCACGTGCGCAACACGCTCATCGCGCACGCAGCCGAGGGCGCTCGCTACGGCGCCCGCGCCGACAGCTCGCCCGCGGCCGGGGCCGACCGCACCCGCGCCCTGATCCGCACCAGCCTGCGCGACTCCTACGCGCGCGACGTCAGCGCCGCCCGCGGCAGCGAGGGCGGGGTGGCGGTGGTGCGCGTGCAGGTCGTCGCGCCGCTGCCGATCATCGGTCCGTTCGGTCCGGGGCGCGAGCTCACGGTGAGCGGCCGTGCCTACGCGGAGGACCAGTGA
- a CDS encoding ABC transporter substrate-binding protein: protein MPALVDRRTLLRGAGALAVAAAGTGGLAGCGSSDGRTTVRFAANKRETITYFQRVTEGFNRSQSRVTAELENNDNTRVIADFVRSSPVAVGINGFDITFGGYMRRGVLADQRDNPVLDTIRPDMVEFVQAYGTYQNQIGAVPYSIAGQGVLYNRDLFARAGVRVPTTWSEFLQVCRRLQSRGITPLLGTFADDWTLGQGMFNYSVVGMLDVAKFFRDLEAVGDDLSPASPQSFSSNFREPLVQIKQLLPFFNSNARTIAYDQGNREFAAGRAAMMFQGPWAYAGVLGANPQFKGGMFPLPMTDDPADTTATINLDQVVWTPASATGAERAGGLAVMDYLMRPEIVHRYNADNLAFSPDKAAPEQSSPLVSGLNPYVLSGRYSQGPELYIPTAIPARRYLQEYIYGGDVETFLGKLDRDWKRLAIRLSA, encoded by the coding sequence ATGCCCGCCCTGGTGGACCGTCGCACGCTGCTGCGCGGTGCCGGCGCGCTGGCCGTCGCGGCCGCGGGCACGGGCGGACTGGCCGGGTGCGGCTCGTCCGACGGACGGACGACCGTGCGCTTCGCAGCCAACAAGCGCGAGACCATCACCTACTTCCAGCGGGTGACCGAGGGCTTCAACCGCAGCCAGTCGCGGGTCACCGCCGAGCTGGAGAACAACGACAACACCCGGGTCATCGCCGACTTCGTGCGCAGCTCCCCGGTGGCGGTCGGCATCAACGGTTTCGACATCACCTTCGGCGGTTACATGCGCCGCGGCGTGCTCGCCGACCAGCGCGACAACCCGGTGCTCGACACGATCCGGCCGGACATGGTCGAGTTCGTCCAGGCGTACGGCACCTATCAGAACCAGATCGGCGCGGTCCCCTACTCCATCGCCGGGCAGGGCGTGCTCTACAACCGTGACCTGTTCGCCCGCGCGGGCGTGCGGGTGCCGACCACCTGGAGCGAGTTCCTGCAGGTCTGCCGGCGGCTGCAGTCGCGCGGCATCACCCCGCTGCTCGGCACGTTCGCCGACGACTGGACGCTCGGCCAGGGCATGTTCAACTACTCCGTCGTCGGGATGCTCGACGTCGCGAAGTTCTTCCGCGACCTGGAGGCCGTCGGCGACGACCTCAGCCCCGCGTCGCCGCAGTCGTTCAGCAGCAACTTCCGCGAGCCGCTGGTGCAGATCAAGCAGCTGCTGCCCTTCTTCAACAGCAACGCCCGCACGATCGCGTACGACCAGGGCAACCGGGAGTTCGCCGCCGGCCGGGCGGCGATGATGTTCCAGGGGCCGTGGGCGTACGCCGGGGTGCTGGGCGCCAACCCGCAGTTCAAGGGCGGGATGTTCCCGCTGCCGATGACCGACGACCCCGCCGACACCACCGCGACGATCAACCTCGACCAGGTCGTGTGGACCCCGGCCTCGGCCACCGGCGCCGAGCGCGCGGGCGGGCTGGCGGTCATGGACTACCTCATGCGTCCCGAGATCGTGCACCGCTACAACGCCGACAACCTCGCGTTCTCGCCCGACAAGGCGGCCCCGGAGCAGTCCAGCCCGCTCGTCTCCGGGCTCAACCCGTACGTCCTCTCCGGCCGCTACTCCCAGGGCCCGGAGCTGTACATCCCGACCGCGATCCCCGCCCGCCGCTATCTGCAGGAATACATCTACGGCGGCGACGTCGAGACCTTCCTCGGAAAGCTCGACCGTGACTGGAAGCGGCTGGCCATCCGGCTGTCCGCCTGA
- a CDS encoding pilus assembly protein TadG-related protein, producing the protein MAQRDPGTSRRRRAWRGRDDGRISVLIAGLLGILALLILGAVDVTAVQLARMRIIDAADSAASDAADAIDEGAIYGRGVGQELTLTDGSVQQVAGTNLGRQTLPTHVTSWGLQPGTGSPDGRTAVVILRGNVDPPITGGLLGFLGDVPVTVESRARADVSP; encoded by the coding sequence GTGGCACAACGAGATCCGGGGACCAGCCGCCGTCGTCGTGCATGGCGGGGGCGCGACGACGGCCGGATCTCGGTGCTCATCGCCGGCCTCCTCGGCATCCTGGCGCTGCTGATCCTCGGGGCGGTCGACGTGACCGCCGTGCAGCTCGCGCGGATGCGGATCATCGACGCCGCCGACTCCGCGGCGTCCGACGCGGCCGACGCGATCGACGAGGGCGCGATCTACGGCCGCGGGGTCGGGCAGGAGCTCACGCTCACCGACGGCTCGGTGCAGCAGGTGGCCGGCACCAACCTGGGGCGGCAGACCCTGCCCACCCACGTCACGTCGTGGGGACTGCAGCCGGGCACGGGCAGTCCCGACGGGCGTACGGCGGTGGTGATCCTGCGTGGCAACGTCGACCCGCCGATCACCGGCGGTCTGCTCGGTTTCCTCGGCGACGTGCCGGTGACCGTGGAGTCGCGCGCCCGCGCCGACGTCTCACCCTGA
- a CDS encoding pilus assembly protein → MLAATLLQRLRRRRRERGSAIVEFVFLGVLVTLPVFYLVVALARLQAGAYAVSAASREAGRTFVTAESSGAAPARARSAAAIAFADQGFPGQGQVAITCSAAPCLTRDAQVGTQATLEVPLPFVPGFVSDVVPTAITVTARHVESVDRFGEQP, encoded by the coding sequence GTGCTGGCTGCAACGCTCCTGCAGCGGCTGCGCCGCCGCCGGCGCGAGCGGGGGAGCGCGATCGTCGAGTTCGTCTTCCTCGGGGTGCTGGTGACCCTTCCGGTCTTCTACCTCGTCGTCGCGCTGGCCCGGCTCCAGGCCGGTGCCTATGCCGTGTCGGCCGCCAGCCGCGAGGCCGGGCGGACGTTCGTGACCGCCGAGTCCTCGGGTGCGGCCCCCGCGCGGGCCCGGTCCGCGGCCGCCATCGCGTTCGCCGACCAGGGCTTCCCGGGCCAGGGGCAGGTGGCGATCACCTGCAGCGCTGCCCCGTGCCTGACCCGCGACGCGCAGGTGGGCACCCAGGCCACGCTCGAGGTGCCGCTGCCGTTCGTCCCGGGGTTCGTGTCCGACGTGGTGCCGACCGCCATCACCGTGACCGCCCGCCACGTGGAGTCGGTCGACCGGTTCGGAGAGCAACCGTGA
- a CDS encoding type II secretion system F family protein produces MSLEALTWSWPGAVLGAVVGVGLLLVLRGIPAGRRPDLADRVGPYVSDKPRPSRLLQPTADLSVHRLLRPVLGRLGALVDHLLGGATSVRRRLERAGQPTDVEGFRAQQALWGVLAGLGGIVFATTRVLRSGTSIPVAVLLILLSVMAGVVARDQKLTRDARRREERILAEFPSVAEMLALAITAGEGAAAALERVTKLSRGELSGELGRCLADARAGASLPEALQGLADRTGIPSLARFVDGIVVAVERGTPLADVMRAQAQDARDAGKQLLLEEGGRREIAMMVPVVFLVLPVTILFAVFPGLSVLQLGGP; encoded by the coding sequence ATGAGCCTCGAAGCGCTCACCTGGAGCTGGCCCGGTGCCGTGCTCGGTGCGGTCGTCGGCGTTGGGCTGCTGCTCGTGCTGCGCGGGATCCCGGCCGGGCGACGCCCCGACCTCGCCGACCGGGTGGGGCCCTACGTCAGCGACAAGCCGCGTCCCTCGCGGCTGCTGCAGCCGACCGCCGACCTCAGCGTGCACCGGTTGCTGCGGCCGGTCCTCGGCCGGCTCGGCGCGCTGGTCGACCACCTGCTCGGTGGCGCCACGTCCGTACGCCGGCGACTGGAGCGGGCCGGGCAGCCCACCGACGTCGAGGGGTTCCGTGCCCAGCAGGCCCTGTGGGGAGTGCTCGCCGGCCTGGGCGGCATCGTCTTCGCGACCACGCGGGTGCTGCGCTCGGGCACGTCGATCCCGGTGGCCGTGCTGCTCATCCTGCTGTCCGTCATGGCCGGCGTGGTGGCCAGGGACCAGAAGCTGACCCGCGACGCGCGTCGCCGAGAGGAGCGCATTCTCGCCGAGTTCCCTTCTGTCGCAGAGATGCTCGCGCTCGCGATCACCGCGGGCGAGGGCGCGGCGGCCGCCCTCGAGCGGGTCACCAAGCTCAGCCGCGGTGAGCTGTCGGGCGAGCTCGGTCGCTGCCTGGCCGACGCCCGGGCCGGCGCCTCGCTGCCCGAGGCGCTGCAGGGGCTCGCCGACCGCACCGGCATCCCCAGCCTCGCCCGGTTCGTCGACGGCATCGTCGTGGCGGTCGAGCGCGGCACCCCGCTCGCCGACGTGATGCGTGCCCAGGCCCAGGACGCGCGCGACGCGGGCAAGCAGCTGCTGCTCGAGGAGGGCGGCCGTCGTGAGATCGCGATGATGGTCCCGGTCGTCTTCCTCGTGCTCCCCGTCACGATCCTCTTCGCCGTCTTCCCCGGCCTGTCCGTCCTCCAGCTCGGAGGCCCCTGA
- a CDS encoding carbohydrate ABC transporter permease, with amino-acid sequence MTTTLERPDHARTEPPPLAPPRPYRLLPTTVLAIGSLVVLVPLYFVLAMALKSGANSDAGAGFALPTDPAFGNFATAWELVNAPRAFGWSVFISAIAVAGNIFLPSMFAWAVVRNWEFRFFRLCFISLLGAMFIPFVVLVLPQIKLMSALGLDNPLGVAILHIMFGLSFNSLLFAAYIRNLPEELEESAALDGATPFQVFRKIVFPLLLPMAATVGIFSFLGSWNDYMMPSLIISDVEKQTLPVVQASYQNSLTLDINVAFASYALAMIPAVVGYLVGQRWIIAGVMRGAIK; translated from the coding sequence ATGACCACCACGCTGGAGCGTCCCGACCACGCGCGGACCGAGCCGCCGCCGCTCGCCCCGCCACGGCCGTACCGCCTGCTGCCGACGACGGTCCTTGCGATCGGGTCGCTGGTGGTGCTCGTCCCGCTCTACTTCGTGCTCGCCATGGCGCTGAAGTCCGGCGCCAACAGCGACGCCGGCGCGGGCTTCGCGCTGCCGACCGACCCGGCGTTCGGCAACTTCGCCACCGCCTGGGAGCTGGTCAACGCGCCGCGGGCCTTCGGCTGGAGCGTGTTCATCAGCGCGATCGCGGTCGCCGGCAACATCTTCCTGCCGTCGATGTTCGCCTGGGCGGTGGTGCGCAACTGGGAGTTCCGCTTCTTCCGGCTGTGCTTCATCAGCCTGCTCGGCGCGATGTTCATCCCGTTCGTCGTGCTCGTGCTGCCGCAGATCAAGCTCATGTCGGCGCTCGGCCTGGACAACCCGCTCGGCGTGGCGATCCTGCACATCATGTTCGGGCTGTCGTTCAACTCGTTGCTGTTCGCGGCCTACATCCGCAACCTGCCCGAGGAGCTGGAGGAGAGCGCGGCGCTGGACGGCGCGACGCCCTTCCAGGTGTTCCGCAAGATCGTCTTCCCGCTGCTGCTGCCGATGGCCGCGACGGTCGGCATCTTCTCGTTCCTCGGCTCGTGGAACGACTACATGATGCCGTCGCTGATCATCTCCGACGTCGAGAAGCAGACCCTGCCGGTGGTGCAGGCGTCCTACCAGAACTCGCTGACGCTCGACATCAACGTGGCCTTCGCGTCGTACGCCCTCGCCATGATCCCCGCCGTCGTCGGCTATCTCGTCGGGCAGCGCTGGATCATCGCCGGCGTCATGCGCGGCGCCATCAAGTAG